The Ahaetulla prasina isolate Xishuangbanna chromosome 4, ASM2864084v1, whole genome shotgun sequence genome has a window encoding:
- the LOC131198300 gene encoding nascent polypeptide-associated complex subunit alpha-like, translated as MENAALGMEEEDDNVISDSLICLVADTVVESKEDPECAPVPGKQEEQDGVCSDEYNIDEEKERPLVALLESRRIFRTTQSRRADSETTQDNVAVCLESEDELEEASSLDQSNNEDHGRKEPKAELECNCKPLAEGSSNDSESYEGSLPEWEEPNFPVPRTAQEVQTQLTHSLGTGEDSIRRPKLSRSEKKARKAMSKLGLQQIHNVTMVTLRKSKNTLLVINNPDVFKRPASDTYIVFGEVKVYQEAAEKFKVPMEHSSSITEAALAPTIKEESEEEEEVDETGLEGKDIELVIAHANVSRPKAVQALRHNNNDIVNAIMELTM; from the exons ATGGAGAACGCTGCTCTCggcatggaggaggaggacgacaatGTCATCTCCGACTCCTTGA TATGCCTGGTTGCCGACACAGTCGTAGAGTCCAAGGAAGACCCAGAGTGTGCGCCTGTACCTGGAAAACAAGAGGAGCAAGATGGCGTATGCTCAGATGAGTACAACATagatgaagagaaggagaggCCCCTTGTCGCTCTCCTTGAATCAAGGAGGATCTTTAGAACAACCCAAAGTCGTCGAGCAGATTCCGAGACAACCCAGGACAATGTCGCTGTCTGTCTGGAGTCAGAAGACGAACTGGAGGAAGCCTCGTCTCTTGACCAGAGCAACAATGAGGACC ATGGGAGGAAGGAGCCAAAAGCAGAACTGGAGTGTAACTGCAAACCTCTGGCGGAAG GATCTTCCAACGATTCTGAAAGCTACGAAGGATCGCTACCGGAATGGGAAGAGCCGAATTTTCCAGTACCACGGACAGCTCAGGAGGTGCAG acccagctgacgcaTTCCCTGGGGACTGGCGAAGATTCCATTAGGAGGCCCAAACTAAGCCGAAGCGAAAAGAAAGCTCGAAAG GCCATGTCCAAGCTGGGTCTGCAGCAGATCCACAATGTGACCATGGTAACCCTCCGTAAATCGAAGAATACTTTATTGGTCATCAACAATCCGGATGTCTTCAAACGTCCAGCTTCCGACACCTACATCGTCTTTGGCGAAGTCAAG GTCTACCAAGAGGCGGCGGAGAAGTTCAAAGTTCCTATGGAGCACTCGTCCTCGATCACCGAAGCAGCTTTAGCCCCCACCATCAAGGAGGAgagcgaggaagaggaggag gTGGACGAAACGGGACTGGAGGGAAAAGATATCGAATTGGTCATAGCTCACGCCAACGTCTCCCGCCCCAAAGCCGTCCAAGCCCTCCGGCACAACAACAATGACATCGTCAACGCCATCATG GAGCTGACGATGTAA